A region from the Streptomyces tsukubensis genome encodes:
- a CDS encoding HNH endonuclease, which produces MRRGAITQGSVLKAIAEYDELGRYEFLARYGFGEARSYVVVHNGREYDSKAIAGVAHQWDQGRALRADEFSGGKEHAAAWLKRAGFQVKAVKNPDWARDEIILACQLVMENGWKGLDAQDARVVELSGLLQLLPLHAEVERNEKFRNPNGVARKTFDIATRHPEYQGKPTNGGALDVAVLMEFLARPDQMAGVARLIRQGITIGDLQRLPPTEDEELDDYSAPEGRLLMRRHQARERSKSLRKKKIASVLQRGMPLECEACGFDFEQVYGDRGAGYIECHHVVPLHEAGEGRTKLSDLALICANCHRMIHRRAPWPTPGELRVSIAQKHAADRRAAEALSRPLKAADLLQMPNQVI; this is translated from the coding sequence ATGCGCAGAGGAGCGATCACACAGGGATCCGTACTCAAGGCCATTGCGGAGTACGACGAGCTGGGGCGGTACGAGTTCCTGGCGCGGTACGGCTTCGGCGAGGCTCGGTCGTACGTTGTCGTGCACAACGGGCGGGAGTATGACTCCAAAGCCATAGCCGGTGTGGCGCATCAGTGGGATCAGGGGCGAGCCCTCAGAGCTGACGAGTTCAGTGGAGGCAAGGAGCACGCCGCAGCATGGCTGAAGCGGGCCGGCTTCCAGGTCAAGGCCGTCAAGAACCCTGATTGGGCCCGGGACGAGATCATCCTTGCCTGCCAGCTCGTGATGGAGAATGGCTGGAAGGGGCTTGATGCTCAGGACGCCAGAGTGGTCGAGTTGTCAGGACTGCTTCAGTTGCTTCCCCTTCATGCCGAGGTGGAGCGCAACGAGAAGTTCCGCAACCCGAATGGAGTGGCGCGCAAGACGTTCGACATCGCCACGCGGCATCCGGAGTATCAGGGCAAGCCCACCAATGGCGGCGCTCTCGACGTTGCGGTGCTGATGGAGTTTCTCGCCCGCCCTGACCAGATGGCCGGGGTTGCACGGCTCATCCGCCAGGGCATTACGATCGGCGACTTGCAGCGACTTCCGCCAACTGAGGACGAGGAACTCGACGACTACAGCGCTCCCGAGGGGCGGCTCCTCATGCGTCGGCATCAGGCTCGCGAGCGCAGCAAGAGCCTGCGCAAGAAGAAGATCGCTTCCGTGCTCCAGCGTGGCATGCCGCTGGAGTGCGAGGCGTGTGGGTTCGACTTCGAGCAGGTCTACGGCGACCGTGGTGCCGGATACATCGAATGCCACCATGTCGTACCGCTGCACGAAGCGGGCGAGGGGCGAACTAAGCTCAGCGATCTCGCCCTCATATGTGCCAACTGTCACCGCATGATCCACCGGCGCGCTCCGTGGCCGACTCCCGGGGAACTGCGGGTCTCGATTGCGCAAAAGCATGCAGCTGACAGGCGCGCGGCGGAAGCCTTGTCGCGACCGCTCAAGGCGGCCGATCTTCTGCAGATGCCGAACCAGGTGATCTGA
- a CDS encoding DUF4097 family beta strand repeat-containing protein, whose protein sequence is MDGRAARGIVAIGVGGVLVFGVVGCGAADAEGAPVERKSFAVVGKELTVDVDDSDVTLVPGDGDQVKVTRQVDGWAVVGGGPDPQWRMEDGRLILRTNCDGFVGDCDSRHTVEVPKGVAVTVDHDNGKVNASAFAAPLKISSDNGDVTVRGTTGDLRLSTSNGDVRLEDVSSREVNVKSDNGKVKVRMKTAAEKLEAVTDNGDIVVELPSAGAPYAVNSNADNGSRKIRLSDAEQDDSSPRKVRAESNNGDVTVRLKG, encoded by the coding sequence ATGGACGGCCGTGCCGCCCGGGGAATCGTGGCGATCGGGGTGGGGGGTGTGCTGGTGTTCGGGGTCGTGGGGTGCGGGGCCGCCGATGCGGAGGGGGCTCCCGTGGAGCGGAAGTCCTTCGCCGTCGTCGGGAAGGAGCTGACCGTCGATGTGGACGACTCCGATGTGACGCTCGTGCCCGGGGACGGCGACCAGGTGAAGGTCACCCGGCAGGTCGACGGGTGGGCGGTGGTGGGGGGCGGGCCCGATCCGCAGTGGCGGATGGAGGACGGGCGGCTGATCCTGCGCACCAACTGCGACGGGTTCGTCGGCGACTGCGACTCCCGGCACACCGTGGAGGTGCCCAAAGGAGTCGCCGTCACCGTGGACCACGACAACGGGAAGGTGAACGCCTCCGCGTTCGCCGCTCCCCTCAAGATCTCCTCGGACAACGGCGACGTGACCGTCAGAGGCACCACCGGTGATCTGCGGCTCAGTACGTCGAACGGGGATGTCCGGCTGGAGGACGTCAGCTCCCGGGAGGTGAACGTCAAGAGCGACAACGGCAAGGTGAAGGTGCGGATGAAGACGGCCGCCGAGAAGCTGGAGGCCGTCACCGACAACGGGGACATCGTGGTGGAGCTGCCGTCCGCCGGGGCTCCGTACGCGGTCAATTCGAATGCCGACAACGGGTCCCGGAAGATACGCCTGTCCGACGCCGAGCAGGACGACAGCAGTCCGCGCAAGGTGCGGGCGGAGAGCAACAACGGTGATGTGACCGTACGGCTCAAGGGGTAA
- a CDS encoding DUF4383 domain-containing protein, whose product MAAHVLPHRTRQPRNRPRATLDEHLPVDHRLSRVYRIGAGVMGAFLVAFGILGLVDKIGFFNTHGATVIGLNTNGALSVLSICVGALLLFGMLKGGNFASTLNMVLGILFIASGFINLALLDTSFNPFAFKIQNVLFSFVVGLLLMFFGMYGRVSSTLPHDNPYWKARHPQEAEDEARAARARGSAVSTGVHDSGGGA is encoded by the coding sequence ATGGCCGCACATGTACTGCCCCACAGGACCCGGCAGCCGCGGAACCGCCCGCGCGCCACACTCGACGAGCATCTGCCCGTCGACCACCGGCTCAGCCGCGTCTACCGGATCGGCGCGGGAGTGATGGGCGCGTTCCTGGTCGCCTTCGGCATCCTGGGGCTGGTCGACAAGATCGGCTTCTTCAACACCCACGGCGCGACTGTCATCGGCCTGAACACCAACGGCGCCCTGAGCGTGCTGTCGATCTGCGTGGGTGCGCTGCTCCTCTTCGGGATGCTGAAGGGCGGCAACTTCGCCTCGACCCTCAACATGGTCCTCGGCATCCTCTTCATCGCCAGCGGCTTCATCAATCTCGCCCTGCTGGACACCAGCTTCAATCCCTTCGCGTTCAAGATTCAGAACGTGCTGTTCAGCTTTGTGGTGGGGCTGCTGCTGATGTTCTTCGGCATGTACGGGCGGGTCAGCTCGACGCTTCCGCACGACAACCCGTACTGGAAGGCCCGCCATCCCCAGGAGGCCGAGGACGAGGCCCGGGCCGCGCGGGCCCGTGGATCGGCGGTTTCCACCGGGGTCCACGATTCCGGGGGCGGCGCGTAA
- a CDS encoding FmdB family zinc ribbon protein, producing MPRYEFRCRTCDDTFEIDRPMARSGEPASCPDGHDDTVKLLSAVAVGGTATGAPRAAASGGGGGGCCGGGCCG from the coding sequence ATGCCCCGATACGAGTTCCGCTGCCGCACCTGTGACGACACCTTCGAGATCGACCGGCCGATGGCCCGCTCCGGCGAGCCCGCGAGCTGCCCCGACGGGCACGACGACACGGTGAAGCTGCTCTCCGCGGTCGCCGTGGGCGGTACGGCCACGGGTGCGCCGCGCGCCGCCGCTTCCGGTGGCGGTGGCGGGGGCTGCTGCGGTGGCGGCTGCTGCGGCTGA
- a CDS encoding response regulator transcription factor has product MRIVVAEDSTLLREGLVRLLAEEGHEVVAAVGDGEALLAAVEAGAPDVVVADVRMPPTHTDEGLRAALEIRRRRPEVGVLVLSQYVERRYANELLSGESRGVGYLLKDRVVEIDEFLDALDRVGRGRAAFDPEVVRRLMARSTRTDPLARLTAREREVLAEMAQGHANRAIAERLYVSQSAVEKHINAIFDKLELTRTAGYSRRVMAVLRYLGT; this is encoded by the coding sequence GTGCGCATAGTCGTCGCCGAGGATTCGACCCTGCTGCGGGAGGGACTCGTCAGGCTGCTGGCCGAGGAGGGGCACGAGGTCGTCGCGGCCGTGGGCGACGGCGAGGCGCTGCTCGCCGCGGTCGAAGCCGGGGCGCCCGATGTGGTCGTCGCCGATGTCCGGATGCCCCCGACGCACACCGACGAGGGACTGCGGGCGGCACTGGAGATCCGCCGCCGCCGGCCCGAGGTGGGGGTGCTGGTGCTCTCGCAGTACGTGGAGCGGCGGTACGCCAACGAGCTGCTGAGCGGGGAGTCCCGGGGCGTGGGCTATCTGCTGAAGGACCGGGTCGTCGAGATCGACGAGTTCCTCGACGCACTGGACCGGGTGGGGCGCGGCCGGGCCGCCTTCGACCCGGAGGTCGTCCGGCGGCTGATGGCCCGCAGCACCAGGACGGACCCGCTCGCCCGGCTGACGGCCAGGGAGCGGGAGGTCCTGGCGGAGATGGCCCAGGGGCACGCCAACCGCGCGATCGCGGAACGGCTGTACGTCTCGCAGAGCGCGGTCGAGAAGCACATCAACGCGATCTTCGACAAGCTGGAGCTGACCCGGACGGCGGGCTACTCGCGCCGGGTGATGGCGGTCCTGCGCTATCTCGGCACCTGA
- a CDS encoding sensor histidine kinase, whose protein sequence is MGETETADGTGGTGAIGSAGDAGRAEGPVPVPAPSHRDASLRRLAVRGGRALAGLAIGALTALAGLLAAVPAGLALLTVLALPGARRAVLRPLTAVGARVARAELRRLETFCGIVPPAGYSPADALRYTLYRIPLGLLGGMVLALMATGLFWFLVGLLGWFVILVDYPLEAIGTGLLGAFLLVLTAQGVYGTVLLEAGLVRRVLGPGPHAALRRRIDELATSRSEVVDAVDEERRRIERDLHDGVQQQLVALGILLGRARRSTDPERAGRLLRQAQEENRRALAELREVAWRVHPAVLDEAGLSVALESVAERSPLPVDLGYDDGGRPPARRAATVLYFVVSEAVTNVVKHADATRIRVRVHRAGSGNGNDGGGGGTFGLLVEDDGRGGADPAGGGLTGLARRVAALDGRFAVHSPPGGPTTITAELPCA, encoded by the coding sequence ATGGGGGAGACGGAAACGGCCGACGGCACTGGAGGCACTGGAGCCATCGGAAGTGCCGGAGACGCCGGAAGGGCCGAGGGGCCCGTTCCCGTACCCGCCCCCTCACACCGCGACGCCTCCCTCCGGCGGCTCGCGGTCCGCGGAGGCAGGGCCCTCGCAGGGCTCGCGATCGGGGCGCTGACCGCGCTGGCGGGCCTGCTCGCCGCCGTACCCGCCGGACTGGCGCTCCTGACGGTCCTTGCCCTCCCGGGGGCCCGCCGGGCCGTCCTGCGCCCGCTGACCGCCGTCGGCGCCCGGGTGGCCCGGGCCGAGCTGCGCAGGCTGGAGACGTTCTGCGGAATCGTGCCCCCGGCCGGCTACTCGCCCGCCGACGCGCTCCGCTACACCCTGTACCGCATCCCCCTCGGCCTTCTCGGCGGAATGGTCCTGGCGCTGATGGCGACGGGACTGTTCTGGTTTCTCGTCGGGCTGCTCGGCTGGTTCGTGATCCTCGTGGACTATCCGCTGGAGGCGATCGGCACCGGGCTCCTCGGGGCGTTCCTGCTGGTCCTCACCGCCCAGGGCGTCTACGGCACGGTCCTGCTGGAGGCCGGGCTCGTCCGCCGGGTGCTCGGCCCCGGACCGCACGCGGCCCTCCGGCGCCGTATCGACGAGCTCGCCACCAGCCGCTCCGAGGTCGTCGACGCCGTCGACGAGGAGCGGCGCCGGATCGAACGCGATCTCCACGACGGCGTCCAGCAGCAGCTCGTCGCCCTCGGGATCCTGCTGGGCCGGGCCCGGCGCAGCACCGACCCCGAACGCGCCGGGCGGCTCCTCCGCCAGGCCCAGGAGGAGAACCGGCGGGCGCTGGCCGAGCTGCGGGAGGTCGCCTGGCGGGTGCACCCCGCCGTGCTCGACGAAGCCGGTCTTTCCGTGGCGCTGGAGAGCGTCGCCGAACGCAGCCCGCTCCCCGTCGACCTCGGTTACGACGACGGGGGCCGGCCGCCCGCCCGCCGTGCCGCGACGGTGCTGTACTTCGTCGTCTCGGAAGCCGTGACCAATGTCGTCAAACATGCGGACGCCACCCGGATCCGCGTCCGTGTCCACCGGGCCGGAAGCGGCAACGGAAACGACGGCGGGGGCGGGGGCACGTTCGGACTGCTCGTCGAGGACGACGGTCGCGGCGGCGCCGATCCGGCGGGCGGCGGACTCACCGGGCTGGCGCGCCGGGTCGCCGCCCTCGACGGCCGGTTCGCGGTGCACAGCCCGCCCGGCGGACCCACCACCATCACCGCGGAGCTGCCGTGCGCATAG
- a CDS encoding DedA family protein, giving the protein MIVTAAAPIESSAPGWINSLMDTLGAPGAGIAIALENLFPPLPSEVILPLAGFASSTGQMNLVAALIWTTIGSVVGAWALYGVGAALGRDRTVAIASKLPLLKVSDIEKTEAWFIKHGPKAVFFGRMIPIFRSLISVPAGVERMSLPLFLGLTTLGSAIWNTVFVMAGYLLGENWESVTGYVSTYSKLVLVGAVLAVVGFFVVRLLKSGSGSRRRA; this is encoded by the coding sequence ATGATCGTGACCGCCGCCGCGCCGATCGAGAGCAGTGCTCCGGGCTGGATCAACAGCCTCATGGACACCCTCGGCGCACCGGGTGCTGGCATCGCCATCGCCCTGGAGAACCTCTTTCCACCGCTCCCCAGTGAAGTGATTCTTCCGCTCGCCGGCTTCGCGTCCAGCACGGGTCAGATGAACCTCGTCGCCGCACTGATCTGGACCACGATCGGTTCGGTCGTCGGAGCGTGGGCGCTGTACGGGGTCGGGGCGGCACTCGGCCGGGACCGTACGGTGGCGATCGCGTCCAAGCTTCCGCTGCTGAAGGTCTCGGACATCGAGAAGACGGAGGCCTGGTTCATCAAGCACGGCCCGAAGGCGGTCTTCTTCGGGCGCATGATCCCGATCTTCCGCTCGCTGATATCCGTCCCCGCGGGGGTGGAGCGGATGTCGCTCCCCCTGTTCCTGGGGCTGACGACGCTCGGCAGCGCGATCTGGAACACCGTCTTCGTCATGGCCGGGTATCTGCTCGGCGAGAACTGGGAGTCCGTGACGGGGTACGTCTCCACCTACTCCAAGCTGGTCCTGGTCGGGGCCGTACTCGCGGTCGTGGGGTTCTTCGTGGTCCGGCTGCTGAAGTCGGGTTCGGGCAGCCGGCGCCGGGCCTGA
- a CDS encoding HAD family hydrolase, translated as MTGTPVARLVASDLDRTLIYSAAALRLTGPDALAPRLLCVEVYQAKPLSYVTETAAGLLARVAAETVFVPTTTRTREQYGRIRLPGPPPAYAVCANGGHILVDGVSDPAWQRAVTARLDGECAPLAEVRAHLLAAADPAWVLKERVAEDLFAYLVVDRSLLPEGWAKELAGWAEPRGWSVSLQGRKIYAVPKPLTKSAAVREVARRAGTGEILAAGDSLLDADLLLAADRAWRPGHGELAAAGWSGPRVTALAETGVVAGEEILRRFLAP; from the coding sequence GTGACCGGCACACCCGTCGCCAGGCTGGTCGCCAGCGACCTCGACCGTACGCTGATCTACTCGGCCGCCGCCCTCCGGCTCACCGGCCCCGACGCGCTCGCGCCCCGGCTGCTGTGCGTCGAGGTCTACCAGGCCAAACCGCTGTCGTATGTCACCGAGACCGCGGCCGGGCTGCTGGCGCGGGTGGCCGCCGAGACGGTGTTCGTGCCCACCACCACCCGCACCCGCGAGCAGTACGGACGGATCAGGCTGCCCGGCCCGCCGCCCGCCTACGCGGTCTGCGCCAACGGCGGGCACATCCTCGTCGACGGTGTCTCCGACCCCGCGTGGCAGCGGGCCGTCACCGCCCGGCTGGACGGCGAATGCGCCCCCCTGGCCGAGGTCCGGGCCCATCTGCTGGCCGCCGCCGACCCCGCGTGGGTGCTGAAGGAGCGGGTGGCCGAGGACCTGTTCGCCTATCTCGTCGTCGACCGGTCGCTGCTGCCCGAGGGCTGGGCCAAAGAGCTGGCGGGCTGGGCCGAGCCCCGGGGCTGGTCCGTCTCCCTCCAGGGCCGGAAGATCTACGCCGTACCGAAGCCGCTGACGAAGAGCGCGGCGGTACGGGAGGTGGCCCGGCGGGCGGGCACCGGCGAGATCCTCGCGGCCGGGGACTCCCTGCTGGACGCGGATCTGCTGCTGGCGGCGGACCGGGCATGGCGGCCGGGGCACGGCGAGCTGGCGGCGGCCGGCTGGTCGGGACCGCGGGTCACGGCCCTGGCGGAAACCGGGGTCGTGGCGGGCGAGGAGATCCTCCGCAGGTTCCTGGCGCCGTAG